A genomic stretch from Falco cherrug isolate bFalChe1 chromosome 3, bFalChe1.pri, whole genome shotgun sequence includes:
- the FHL3 gene encoding four and a half LIM domains protein 3, with product MTECFDCDNCKESLYGRKYIQMDNGPYCIPCYDAHFANTCDECKELISHDCRELYYEDRHYHEHCFRCFRCDRSLADEPFTCQGEELLCNDCYCSEFSSKCIACEKTVMPGSRKLEYNGQTWHEHCFICSSCQQPIGSRSFIPDKKDYYCVPCYESKFAPRCTRCKKTLTKGGVTYRDEPWHKECFVCTGCKTPLAGQQFTSQDDNPYCIKCFGNLYAKKCSACTKPITGFGGGKYVSFEDRHWHHNCFNCARCNTSLVGKGFIPDNDEILCRDCSSDL from the exons ATGACAGAGTGCTTTGACTGCGACAACTGCAAGGAGTCCTTGTATGGGCGCAAGTACATCCAGATGGACAATGGCCCGTACTGCATCCCCTGCTACGATGCCCACTTTGCCAACACCTGTGATGAGTGCAAAGAGCTGATCAGCCACGACTGCAGA GAGCTGTACTACGAGGATCGCCATTACCACGAGCACTGCTTTCGTTGCTTCCGCTGTGACCGTTCTCTGGCCGACGAGCCGTTCACCTGCCAAGGCGAGGAGCTGCTGTGCAATGACTGCTACTGCAGCGAGTTCTCCTCCAAATGCATTGCCTGTGAGAAGACAGTCATGCCAG GATCCCGTAAGCTGGAGTACAACGGACAAACCTGGCATGAGCATTGCTTCAtatgcagcagctgccagcagcccatCGGGTCACGATCCTTCATCCCAGACAAGAAGGATTATTACTGTGTCCCCTGTTATGAGAGCAAGTTCGCTCCTCGCTGCACTCGTTGCAAAAAG ACCCTGACCAAGGGAGGAGTGACTTACCGGGATGAGCCATGGCACAAGGAGTGTTTCGTCTGCACAGGCTGCAAGACACCCCTGGCTGGCCAGCAGTTCACCTCCCAGGATGACAACCCATACTGTATCAAGTGCTTTGGGAACCTCTATGCCAAGAAGTGCAGCGCCTGCACAAAGCCCATCACAG GCTTTGGCGGTGGTAAATACGTCTCCTTTGAGGACCGTCACTGGCACCATAATTGCTTTAACTGTGCCCGCTGCAACACCTCGCTGGTCGGGAAAGGCTTCATCCCTGACAACGATGAGATCCTGTGCCGCGACTGCAGCAGCGACCTATGA